A genomic stretch from Silurus meridionalis isolate SWU-2019-XX chromosome 1, ASM1480568v1, whole genome shotgun sequence includes:
- the prok2 gene encoding prokineticin-2, whose protein sequence is MRSSYSLFYSLLLVSYVSGAIITGSCEKDAQCGGGMCCAVSLWIRSLRMCMPMAMEGEECHPMSHKVPFSGKRLHHTCPCLPNLACITTEEGNSRCVSPSKFQDYYL, encoded by the exons ATGAGGTCCAGCTACTCTCTGTTTTATTCTTTGCTGTTGGTGTCATACGTCTCCGGTGCCATCATCACAGGG tcatgtgaaaaagacgcgcagtgtGGTGGCGGTATGTGCTGCGCAGTCAGTCTGTGGATACGCAGCCTACGAATGTGTATGCCGATGGCAATGGAGGGAGAGGAATGCCATCCTATGAGCCATAAG GTTCCATTCAGTGGGAAGAGACTCCATCACACATGTCCATGTTTGCCAAACTTGGCATGTATTACTACAGAGGAAGGCAATTCCAGATGTGTTTCACCATCCAAGTTCCAAGATTACTATCTCTGA